The window CCTTGACGGCGTTTAGTTTCTCTCTACCAAGGCAGGCCAGGCAGGACACGGGCGAAGGACTCCGCACCATCCTCACGGACAGAGAGGCATCACCGCATCCTTCCTTATGCGGCCGATCAAGGCGACCGCCCGACTAAAGCAAAGTGGCTTTGCACATGTCTTGTGTCTTGTGTCTTGTGTCTTGTGCTCCCGTGCAGCATCTCCCTTGCAtctcccccctcttctcttctgtgTTCTACCCAGGATGATGATTCATTCAACGTTTGCTGGTAATTTGGTGACCATGATTTCCATTAATCAGTTGCATATAACTAGGTGTGACATGTCTCTAGCGCCGGCGGCAAAAGGCCTGCCATGACGGACTTATAACTGGTACGTGCAGATGTACAAAACATTGTTTCAATGGCCCACTCGATGTCTCTCCACATCGGCAAGGATAGCAGGTTAATGCCTGCACCGACACCAAGAACACCGAAGAACATACGAGGGCTCATCTGTGCCGCCAACTTGCTCAATATAGCAGCCAAAATCCTCTCCACAGGCATTGTTCCGACAATATTGCCTCTCGCACATCATAGTAACCACTCTGCCGATATTCGCAATGACGCGGCCAGTCTTGGCTTCGGCAGCCTGGACCTCTGCCTGGATCTCTGCCTGTCGTGTCTGGGCTGCTACTTGCTCCTGGCGGATAATTTGAAGTTGCTCTTGTTGAGATGCTTCCAATTTATGGGCATGGTAGCGCAGGATGTCGGCAGCAAAGTCGCCAACCAAGTCGGCCAGCTGGGGGGAAGCAATCAGCTCTTCTAGATGCTGCGCCGCCAGAAGTGCCATCATGCCATGCAGCTTTTTGTCACCAGTGTTGTCGAGAGCCTCCTTTGCTGAAGTTAGGAAAGCCTTAGCATCCCACTTGGCCTGGTATGCCTGCTGAATCTTTTGGTTGGCAAGCAGCGTGAGACCTTGAATACCGTAGTAATCCGCAATTGCATTCACTCGCACATGAGTCAACGTGTCTGGAgtgcttgcagcagcaacaggcacTGGGAGGGCTGCGCTTGTTGTCTTTGGGGCTGGACCGCTTGTACTTTTAGCAGGTGTAACATCTTGAATACTGCCAactggtacaggtacaggttAGAATCACCAACTGGTACTTTGTCCCGATCTACGACATGAACCAACCTGTGTAATTCTGCTTTGGGGGGGTTGGGGGGTGGTTGCAGTCATAATTTCCCGTGTAGAGAAACTCAACCATGCGCCTCACCGTCTCGCTGTCGAAGAGTTCAATCTGGACGACGCCTGTCTGGCTCTCCTGCATCCAGATCTATTAGTGCCCGCTCTACTGTACGAAATACTGGCCTGTATGCCTCCCTGCTTACCTTGAACTCTCCACTGACGGCGGCAGAAAGCACGGGTGACTGCGGGCAAGCGACAACTTTGTGAATTTTGAATTCTTTGCCCTCACAAACCAGCGTCAAGTCAGAAAACTGCCCCGATCGCAGCATCGTCTTAAAATCGACTCCCCCGTGAACTGCCGCCATGATGATCATTCAGGCTTTAAGCGAGTTAAACGAGTGGCTGCCCGCTAGATCGAAGATGGCCTGTGGTGGCATGggtggagatggatgagttGCCTGCCACTTGGAGTTTGTTCTCCACCTGAGATCGGGAGAGCGAATCTGAATGGTGACTAAGCACAAACGGTTGGCCGGAGTTATTCCGGGCTGTTCTTTGACATGGAGTTCAGAATAATGACAAACAGCGTGCATGATGGTGGAGTTTATTGGAGTATAATATTCAAGAAGATCTTCTCTTTGTAATATTTTGAACAAAGTATGGAGAGACAGTTTGTTTAAACATTTTGTCGATTATGCTACTTAGGTAGATCAGATGCCATGCACGGAGTAAATGGCAGCCAATTCGACATGGGTGAACGGATAAGCTCTGGACAGTCATTTTTCCTTCCAACACATCTGGGCTTGCTGTACAACGCAAACTAGTCGTTCATACCATAGGTAGATGCGTCATCTTCGAAATGCATGATGTAGCGTAATCTTCACTCTAAGACAATCCGGAATACGAATGATCGATatgaaagaagacaaagtcaCGTGGGCCATCGCCGGCTGACTCACTACGGTGGACAAATTGTATGGAGTGCTGCAGCCTGTCTTTGCATTCACTCGGCGAGCccaaacaagcaaaaagcacGGCATCAGCTATCGCATCAGCCTCAGTCTTCCATGTATATAATGCAGCAGTCATCTATCCCTGGCATTGGAAAATGAATACATTCTAACATTGAATTGACAGACATTGGACAATTTGGTCTAGTTGTGACTTACCAAATTGGTGATTTGGATAAATCCACGTTGGCAAAAAATCCCTGGAAGGGACAAAG of the Trichoderma breve strain T069 chromosome 4, whole genome shotgun sequence genome contains:
- a CDS encoding BTB/POZ domain-containing protein — protein: MAAVHGGVDFKTMLRSGQFSDLTLVCEGKEFKIHKVVACPQSPVLSAAVSGEFKESQTGVVQIELFDSETVRRMVEFLYTGNYDCNHPPTPPKQNYTVGSIQDVTPAKSTSGPAPKTTSAALPVPVAAASTPDTLTHVRVNAIADYYGIQGLTLLANQKIQQAYQAKWDAKAFLTSAKEALDNTGDKKLHGMMALLAAQHLEELIASPQLADLVGDFAADILRYHAHKLEASQQEQLQIIRQEQVAAQTRQAEIQAEVQAAEAKTGRVIANIGRVVTMMCERQYCRNNACGEDFGCYIEQVGGTDEPSYVLRCSWCRCRH